One Pseudoalteromonas rubra genomic window, CTGTTTGAAATTCTGCGATATGTTATACTGTAACTTTTGTTGTGAATGCCGCACAACTCGGTGCAGATGTAGGAGAAGACCATGACCCGTGCTTTAGCCACTAATGACAATTCAATGATCCCTGCCAATCGGTATGCAGCCATATCCCCTGAGCCGAACGTTCTGACGGATATCTATCGCGAAGATATTAACCTGAGTGTCTGGCAATGCACGCTGACTCAGGCGCTTAATTCAGAAGTAACTAATTTACTCAGCAATACTAGCGAGTTGCAGTTGTCGATTGCGGCAACTCCCGAGCAAACGATAGGCGAATTGCACGCCGCCTCGGCTTTACTTGTTGATAAGCCTGCGCTGACTGAGCACCTGGCGACGCTGGTGGATATGTTTTGTACTTTGTTTGAATTAAAGCGCGCCGGACTCAGGCTCACGATACTCAATAAAGCTATGTGTCCTAAGTTTCATGTCGATCACATACCTTGTAGGCTGGTGAGTACGCTGGGCGGTGTGGCCTCTCAGTGGTTACCTCACGACACAGTCGATCGCAGCAAGCTCGGTGCGGGTAGCAAAGGTAAGAAAGATCATGAGTCCGGAATTTACACGTCTGAATCGGACATTCAGCAGCTCAATGCGGGTGATGTTGCTTTATTGAAAGGGTCTGGCTGGCTTGGCAATGAAGATGGAGCCCTGGTGCATCGTTCGCCAGCGCCCACAGCTGGAGAAGCACGCTTGTTGCTCACGCTGGATTTTATTGACTGAGTGGCAAAGTCATAGTGTGTTACTATTTGACCGCACTGGATTATCGTCAGATGACTATCAGGTCATGAGTGTTTTTAAGTTGGCTGGAGAGCACTGTAAGTATGGAACCAATCCTCGTACTGGTTGGCTTTTTGGGCGCGGGTAAAACCACGCTGTTAAAACGTCTGCTGCTTGAGGCTCAGCAAGCCGACTGGGACCCCTATGTGATCCTGAATGATTATGAGCACGCCGAGCTGGATGCCAGACAACTGGCCGAGCAGCTCAGTGAAGGGGCGTTAAAGCCGCTCGATGGCAGCTGTATTTGTTGCAGTGGCATCACCGCGCTGCGCGACAGCATTAATCGTATTCCACAGCGCAAGCGAGGGATCACCTTGATTGAAGCGAATGGTACATCCGATGCATGTCGTTTAATGGGGTTTCTGGGTGTGGGGCTGGACGAACGCTTCAAACCGCCGGTACAGATCGCGGTGGTCGATGCCAAAAACTGGCAATGTCGTGGTGAACACAATGTGCTGGAAGCCAATCAAGTTCAAGTCTCTTCGCTCATTGTGCTCACACATACCACCGGCTTATCCGACGCGCGCATACAGCGTGTTAAGGATGAACTGCAGCAGGTGAACCCAAACGCGACAATTCAGGGTGTGAGGGAGCTTGCACTTTGGCAGCTGCCAGAGTTGTCACCCGTGTCGGGTAATGTCGATGCATTTGAGCATCAAAAATCACACTGGGCGTCCTGCTCTGTGGCGTTACCTGCTTTGCCTGATGAAACCTGTATTGAGGCCTTGTGTGCGCGTATACCCGAGACTATTTTGCGCGTGAAAGGCTGCACACGCATTGGTACAAGTGCTGATTATACTTACTTTGAGCGATGTCCGGATGGCGCTGTGTCGATCCGGCCATTTAAGGGGGAGCCGGTTACGGGGAGTAAATTGCTGGTCGTGGGACCGGGTAGTGATCCTGGCAAATTGAATGAGCTTGTCTCGCAGGTTTTGGCCGCACATTGATTGTAAAGGCGGCCATGCAGGGTGGGTTAGTGGCAGCGCCCGGTCTGACACAGGTTGAAGTTTTTATAGTGGCTGATCACCAGCAATACGCTGCCTAAAATCGTCAGCAGCTTTTCCCCTTCCTCAGCCATCAAGTCATGGGCAAAAAATGCGGCGAAGAATAATACGCCGATACCTGCGGTGCCGTAGCCTAAAATACGCCACTGGTTGTGCTTTTTACACCCCAGAAATAACGCGCTGCTGCTGGTCACCAGCACACCAACGAGTAGCCAGCGATGAAATGCCTCATCTGAAAAGAAGGTTGCACCGAACGCTGGTAGCAGGGCAACCAGCAGGGGCACAAACAAGCAATGAACGACGCACATCGCAGACAAGCCGATGGCGTATTTGTCTAACCTTTCAGACAGGTTTCTCATGGTTTCCTCACCTTGATGATTAACGTAAGCGCTAGTGCAGGCTTATCGTACGAGCTGCTGAGCGCCTTGAATAAGTCGTTATGTTATATCATTTGAGGGACCTTGAATAGCTTGACCGTGATGAAAGCAACGCAGGAGTCGGGCGTGAGGGCAGTTATATCGCGGCCATTACAAGCAGCACACTTACCACAGCAAATAATATCCATGACCAGTGCCTTCCTTTTGATAGACCCAAAGCCAGTAAACTGTGTAGCGCAAATGTCAGCGCGGTGATGTGAAGCAGTGTAGCAGGGGTGAACTCGGGTGATGCCAGAGCAATCAGAAGTGCGGCAAATCCAAGCCAGGCGATGGAAGTCAGATGCCAGGCAAAGCGTAGTGTGCGAATGGTAAAATCGTTACTGCCAAACAACTGTGGCAGGTTATCTCGCTTAAATAGCCGAATGAGGATAAAGCGCTCGCCAAGATAGGAATGCACTAGCGAGACTAAAATGAGCAGCGCGGCAGCAAGGTAGAGAAGTAAGCTCATATAAAACCTCGTGGAGTGTTGAGTGCTGCGTTAGCTGCACTGGCAACTAAGTACGACATTGCTCGGGTGTCAGAGTTAACAGGGTACATAGTATTGTCCTTATTATCAGGCTTTTTGCCGGGGGGCTAACTGCGGTGGACGAAGTATGGTGACTTTCCGTGGCTTTGTGCAAGTTGAATACTGAGGTAATGAGCGTAGTTGCATCCGTTAGCTCTTCTTTTGTAAGCCCGTTATTTGTACAGTTAAAATACATATTGTGCGTGTAGTCTCCATGAGGAAAGTTAGCTCGTATGCGCATCGAGTATGTATCAGATGTATTGCCTTTACTAGTAAGCAAGAACTGAACTGGAATGTTTACTCCGGATAACAGGTAGGACAGCTGAAGGTCTTTGTCTGCCGTCTGAACGATGTATAATTCTCTGAAAACATCTTTGTCTATCTGGCCTGTCAGGCTTGGCCAATTACCAGTCAGTGTGCGGTGCCTGCAAACATGCCAGAGCAGTTGATAACTGGGCATTACTGCATGGACTCTGATGAACGATTCAGTATATTGTTTGGAAGTTTGCTGATTAACTTGCGTTGGAGAGCTTGCGCACCCGCTTAGCAGAACAGGAAGCAAGTAATAACTGGAGAAAGTACTCATTAGGTCATTGTTATTAGCTCTGTATAGGTAATTTGTACCTTATTTATACGATACTGGCTAGGGTCGATTTGTTAATGTATCTCAGGGTGTTTGTACGAAAGCCTGGCAGCGAGCACGATGTCGAATCATATCGCACGCCCCAGCATTCTGGATTACCTAGCTACAACACATTGTATGGAGTGTAGTATTTACCTGGCCATGGTTAATGCTTATCCTGATTTGCCAGTGTAGACAGTTCTCTGGCCTCCTCATGGATCACGTTGATGTTCCGGTTGATGCCCTCACAGGTCACGCTTTGCTGTTCAACAGCGGCGGCAATCTGGGTCATATCCTGGCTGATCCCATCTATGTTGTTTACGATATCGTCCAGTGTAGCCACTGCCTCGCTGCTTTGTTCGGCAGTGATTTGTGTTGTTTCAACGCTGCTTTGCACTTTGGAGACGGCTGCATTGACGCCCACGCTGAGGACATTGATCAGCTCATTGATCTCTTCTGTGGATGCCCGGGTTTTGGAGGCCAGGCTGCGCACTTCGTCGGCGACAACGGCAAATCCACGCCCCTGCTCTCCGGCGCGGGCTGCTTCAATGGCCGCATTTAAGGCCAATAAGTTGGTTTGCTCGGCGATCATATTGATCACATCAACAATATTTCCGATGTTTTCGCTGCTGGTGGCCACCTCGGAAATAGCTTGTTTCACGGAGTTGACTTCGTCAGACAAAGCCTGGATTTCATTAACTGTGCGAGTCAAATCACTCTGGGTACTTTTGGCCGCGCGTAGCGCCTCATTGGCTGTGTCGGCTGACTGGGTTGCCAGGTTTGCGACTTCTGAAATAGTGGCGGACATCTCATTGGTTGAGGCGGCGACATTCTCCAGCTCCCGGTTCTGATTTGTGGTACTGGCACAGATCACCTGGTTATTATTGCGCAGTGCCTGGTTTATCTCTTTGCGGCGTTTGGCCATGTTTGTTATGGCAATGGCAACATGGTCGTTGTCGCTTCGCTGTTGCATATCGATATCAAAGTTGCCTTGCGTGATTGACTGACAGGCCTTTTCAATACAGCGGTACGAATCGACGACACGGCCCAGACTGCGCTCCATGGTTGAGATTTCATCGTCCTGTTCATCATCACCTGTAATAATGCCGGAAATATCGCCACGTGCCACCTGTTCGGCCATGGTCACCGCACGCTCAATACGCAGGCTGATCTTCTTAATAAACCAGACCGACAGGGCTATCAAGACAAGCATACACAATGCACTGAAGATGGCCATTTTCACAAACATGCTTTGCACTGCAGAAAGCACCACCTGTTCCGATTTTCTGGCAATCACCAGCCACTCTCCGGCGTGAATAAACCCTGAGGCAAAATAATAGGACTGTTGGTCGATGGGGTCGTTTGTCAATGCGATGCGGTTATTCTGTTTATTTTGGAAGAAGTGCCCAAACACTTTGGCATACGGGGTTCGTGTAATGGCCTTGGTGCGTAGGTTTTGGTTTTCTAGGGTAGCAGCAATGACGTTGCCATCACGGCTGATCAGAAACAAGTCGATACCTGTGTGTTGCTTTACCTCAGCCAGATAAGCACTTACGGTGTCCAGTGCTCTGTCCACGCCACCAATCCCTTTAAATGCACGCTGCTCAGTTATGGGATATGAATACTCGACTATCATATTACCCTCATACATATAGGGCTCGGTGATCATTGCGCTTGCCCGGCCGGAACTTAAAAAGCGCTGTTTCACGCCGTTGTAGTAGAGGCTCGACTCCATATCAACCAATGGGGCAATCGCAATGCTGCCGCCATCCCGATACCAGTAGGGCAAAAACCGGCCCGACTGATCCACGCTTTTATCCACCTGTTCTGTGTTGCGCGCTTGCGAGTCATTGCCGTCTGCATCAGGCTCATAACCAAAATATGCACCGGTGTATTCGGGAAACTCAGACAGCGTTTGCCTGCTCAGAGCCAGCGATTGCGCCCGCTCACCAAACAGGCCATTCTCCTGCGCCAATACCAGCATTTTAGCTGTTCGTGATGCCAGCGCATTTTGCTGATTGAGTGACAGCGCCACGTTGCGGACTTCCTGCAATAAAGCATGCTCAGCCTGCTCTCTGGTCAGGCTCATCGACATAGATGCTAAAAGCACAATAATAGTTACTATCACTACTAAGGTCGGTACGGTGAGATATAAGGCTATCTGAGATTTTAGGCTTTTCATTATCAGTTCAACCAAGTCCGGTTTATCTAATCATGGTCAATAACAGGAGTTTCGTAAATGTATCAAGGTGAAGTTTTTTGCCGCTGATTAGTTAAAGTCAATCTCGTTAGAGCAGGCAGAATTAAGGCATCGGCGTTGTTTAAGTAGTACCGTGTGATTGTCGATGCTTTAAACACTATGTCTTCATTAATATCAGTTTCAAAAATGCGACACACCTTTGTCATACATGCCCCATAAACTGTTTTTTAAAATCTGGTCTAGACCAAATGGTTGCTAATTATTAAATAACTCTTCTTGGGGATGACATGAACAAACTCACACCGATAGCCGCGGGCATATTGGCTATGACTAGCTTTTCTGCGCTGGCAGATGGCTCAATCACAGGCTTAATTACGGATGCATCAGGCACGCTGTCAGGGGCTAAAATTTCAGTGGTGGGTACAAAATCGACCACGTCGACTGATTATCAGGGGCAGTTCAATTTATCGCACCTGCCTGCGGGCACACACACGCTGCGTGTGGAGTATCTGGGCTATCCGTCTGCTGACTTTGATATTACGGTCGTGGATGGTGAGATTGTGGATTTGGGCAGTCTAAGCCTTAATCGTAACGACAATACACTGGAAGAAGTGGTCGCCGTGGGTCATATGCGCCGTGGTGCCATGAAGGCCATCAACATTCAAAAAGAGTCCGACAATATTAAAAATGTACTGTCGGCGGATGGTATAGGCAAATTGCCGGATCGTAATGCGGCGGAAGCCGTGCAGCGTATGCCGGGCGTATCCATTGAACGAGATCAGGGGGAAGGCCGCTTTGTGGCTGTTCGTGGCTTGCCGGCTCAATGGAACTCTACTTCGATAAACGGTGATCGCTTACCGACCGCGGAAGAAGAGACGACCAGCCGTGCGGTGGCCTTTGATTTTTTCCCGACCGATATGATTGAGCTGGTGGAAGTGTCCAAAGCCATTACGCCGGATATGGAAGGAGATGCGATTGGCGGTAACATCAATTTTGTGACACGCCGGGCACCAGATGAGCGCCTGCTGTCTGTGAATGTGGGGGTAGGAGATTCTGAGAAAGCCGAAGGCGGCAGTCATTCCTTTAACCTGCTCTATGGTGACCGCTTAGCCAATGATAAGTTTGGCTTTTTAATTAATGCCACCGCCTGGGAACGTGACTGGGCAACTGACAACTATGAACCACGCCGTGAAGTGGATGAAGAGGGCGTCGCAGGTGTACACAGATTAGAACTACGTGACTACACAGGAACGCGCAAAACCTACGGTCTGAATATGTCGGGTGAATACCTGCTGGATAAGGGAGTTGTCTATGCTAAAGCTATGTATGGCACCTTGTCGGACGTGGAGACCCATTACAAGCATCGAGTGCGCTACAACAAAAACCGCGTAGAGCTTCAGCATATTCATGATGAACTGATCACCGAGATGACGGGGTTTGAGTTTGGTGGTGAGTTCGACATCGATTTCAATACGCGTTTGGAATGGAAGCTGAGTACCTATGAGAATCAGTTTGAGTATGGTGACATTCCTAATGGTAAAGACAATGCCTATTATGTGGTGAAGTTTAAACAAGGTGTCGAGTTTGATGCTGATGTGGGCATGCGCGATGGCGAGAACAAAGAAACCGGCCTGATCTATAACACCATAGATGGCGGTACCGATCCGGCGCACCAGATTGGTATGCACCTGCCGGATGACTGGGTGATGGATCCCAACAAAGCCGTGCTGGCAGATGTTGAGTTATATGGTGTTGATATTAAAGAAAAAGACAAAATCGTTGCCCAGTTTGACCTGATCCACACATATTCAGACCAGCTTGAGTTTAAAGCCGGCTTTAAATACCGAGACAAAGAACGTAATGCCAGCTTCTTCGATAAGTTTTACAGCTGGAACGAAGACGAGTTTGGACCAACGCCGACACTGGCTCAGGTAGCAGATGAGTTAGGTGTCAGCTTAGTGGATCAACCTGGTCGACGTGACTATCTGGACAACTATGAGATTGACTATCAAAAGCACTTCTCAAAAGTGATCCCGGTGAATGATCTGAAGCGCTGGTGGGACGAAAATAATCACAAGTTAAATTACGACCTGAACGACTCTGAGGTGGTAGAAAATGGCGGTGGCTTAAGTCGTAACTTTGACCTGGAAGAAAGCCATTTATCTGTCTACGGTATGTCGACTTACACGCCATCAGAGCGCTGGACAATCTTAGGTGGCCTGCGTGCAACGCAGACCAAAACGGATGTATTTGGTTATGTGGCGGTGAAGAATGATGACGGAACCCGCGTTGAACCAGAGCATGGCGGTAAAGACTATTGGTCCGTGTTGCCTTCAGTACATGTTACCTATCATCAGGAC contains:
- a CDS encoding DUF1826 domain-containing protein; its protein translation is MTRALATNDNSMIPANRYAAISPEPNVLTDIYREDINLSVWQCTLTQALNSEVTNLLSNTSELQLSIAATPEQTIGELHAASALLVDKPALTEHLATLVDMFCTLFELKRAGLRLTILNKAMCPKFHVDHIPCRLVSTLGGVASQWLPHDTVDRSKLGAGSKGKKDHESGIYTSESDIQQLNAGDVALLKGSGWLGNEDGALVHRSPAPTAGEARLLLTLDFID
- a CDS encoding GTP-binding protein → MEPILVLVGFLGAGKTTLLKRLLLEAQQADWDPYVILNDYEHAELDARQLAEQLSEGALKPLDGSCICCSGITALRDSINRIPQRKRGITLIEANGTSDACRLMGFLGVGLDERFKPPVQIAVVDAKNWQCRGEHNVLEANQVQVSSLIVLTHTTGLSDARIQRVKDELQQVNPNATIQGVRELALWQLPELSPVSGNVDAFEHQKSHWASCSVALPALPDETCIEALCARIPETILRVKGCTRIGTSADYTYFERCPDGAVSIRPFKGEPVTGSKLLVVGPGSDPGKLNELVSQVLAAH
- a CDS encoding MerC domain-containing protein, giving the protein MRNLSERLDKYAIGLSAMCVVHCLFVPLLVALLPAFGATFFSDEAFHRWLLVGVLVTSSSALFLGCKKHNQWRILGYGTAGIGVLFFAAFFAHDLMAEEGEKLLTILGSVLLVISHYKNFNLCQTGRCH
- a CDS encoding methyl-accepting chemotaxis protein; the encoded protein is MKSLKSQIALYLTVPTLVVIVTIIVLLASMSMSLTREQAEHALLQEVRNVALSLNQQNALASRTAKMLVLAQENGLFGERAQSLALSRQTLSEFPEYTGAYFGYEPDADGNDSQARNTEQVDKSVDQSGRFLPYWYRDGGSIAIAPLVDMESSLYYNGVKQRFLSSGRASAMITEPYMYEGNMIVEYSYPITEQRAFKGIGGVDRALDTVSAYLAEVKQHTGIDLFLISRDGNVIAATLENQNLRTKAITRTPYAKVFGHFFQNKQNNRIALTNDPIDQQSYYFASGFIHAGEWLVIARKSEQVVLSAVQSMFVKMAIFSALCMLVLIALSVWFIKKISLRIERAVTMAEQVARGDISGIITGDDEQDDEISTMERSLGRVVDSYRCIEKACQSITQGNFDIDMQQRSDNDHVAIAITNMAKRRKEINQALRNNNQVICASTTNQNRELENVAASTNEMSATISEVANLATQSADTANEALRAAKSTQSDLTRTVNEIQALSDEVNSVKQAISEVATSSENIGNIVDVINMIAEQTNLLALNAAIEAARAGEQGRGFAVVADEVRSLASKTRASTEEINELINVLSVGVNAAVSKVQSSVETTQITAEQSSEAVATLDDIVNNIDGISQDMTQIAAAVEQQSVTCEGINRNINVIHEEARELSTLANQDKH
- a CDS encoding TonB-dependent receptor, which translates into the protein MNKLTPIAAGILAMTSFSALADGSITGLITDASGTLSGAKISVVGTKSTTSTDYQGQFNLSHLPAGTHTLRVEYLGYPSADFDITVVDGEIVDLGSLSLNRNDNTLEEVVAVGHMRRGAMKAINIQKESDNIKNVLSADGIGKLPDRNAAEAVQRMPGVSIERDQGEGRFVAVRGLPAQWNSTSINGDRLPTAEEETTSRAVAFDFFPTDMIELVEVSKAITPDMEGDAIGGNINFVTRRAPDERLLSVNVGVGDSEKAEGGSHSFNLLYGDRLANDKFGFLINATAWERDWATDNYEPRREVDEEGVAGVHRLELRDYTGTRKTYGLNMSGEYLLDKGVVYAKAMYGTLSDVETHYKHRVRYNKNRVELQHIHDELITEMTGFEFGGEFDIDFNTRLEWKLSTYENQFEYGDIPNGKDNAYYVVKFKQGVEFDADVGMRDGENKETGLIYNTIDGGTDPAHQIGMHLPDDWVMDPNKAVLADVELYGVDIKEKDKIVAQFDLIHTYSDQLEFKAGFKYRDKERNASFFDKFYSWNEDEFGPTPTLAQVADELGVSLVDQPGRRDYLDNYEIDYQKHFSKVIPVNDLKRWWDENNHKLNYDLNDSEVVENGGGLSRNFDLEESHLSVYGMSTYTPSERWTILGGLRATQTKTDVFGYVAVKNDDGTRVEPEHGGKDYWSVLPSVHVTYHQDEMTNVRLALTRTFARPGFGQLSPGSTYLEIENQLRSGNPQLDPTYSNNLDLMYEHYFDNAGVISAGYFYKQIIDPVFSQSYQGTYRENSVTVKSPLNGDDAWLHGIEFNANSSLAFVNESLDNFGMSVNFTLMDSEMDIPGRDDKVKISRQADALYNVAFYYDNGDFAARIAVNHKGEYIEDHGDNTMLDTYYGDYTSVDATASYYLNDNAMIYLELNNLTDEPLQYFTGSEQRPNQIEYYGIRGQVGFKYDFF